The Plasmodium knowlesi strain H genome assembly, contig: PKNH_00_9, whole genome shotgun sequence genome includes the window CTTTCGACCAATTTTCGATTTTACCTTGAAGGACGGATCTACCAACTGCTACGTCCGTCTTCGTAATTCCGCCACATGCGTCCAATTTTGCTCCTCCACTCTGGTGTGTGCCCCTTAACTCCTGCTCCACTCCATTTTCAATGTCCCCAATAATTTCATCCAATGTACAATGATCTCCATAAATTGTGGACATGGCGACAGTGCCAACAATGCAACGTTTATAAGCTTCAGGACCTTCGACTTTCTCATAAGTGGGTGACACATCTTCCGTTGTTTTACCCTCCTTCCTAGTTTCTACACCGCTCATGAAGTACTTTATTTCAGCGATTCCTTTGCATACATTCTTCAGATAAGCCTCCCTCTGCCCCGTCGTACCCCCCCCACCCTGCACATTTGTTGCCACGTCTTTACAGAGTCTCCCTATTTCATGGGACCCCCCGTGCGAGAGCCAACTCTTCAATTTCTCCCACGTTGCTTCCAAATCGCTCTCCAAGGTCGCCtacaaaggaagaagggggaatagagaaaaagaaatgtatattttctgcaaaataataattagatatatatacatatgtacagttGGCCCTGTGcatacatgcacacatatacatatatatgcatgtattaatatacatatatgtatgtgtccGACTTACCATAACACTGTCCGCCGTTAACGTGGTTACCGCACCATTCTGTGCTCCCTGCGCCTCCAACCACGCCCTGAAAAGATCACTGCCTCCTGATGACGCCATGATTTGTCTGTCTTCGCCGTCAgcaccaaaaaaagaaaattaatatatatatgtattatatatatatatatatatatatattgtacttatagaattaaagaagaagtaaaaaaaaaaaaaagaaaagaaaaagaaaaagaaaagaatatttttttcccctttctttctttactcttccttcctttctttttcttcctttcttctttttcttcctttcttcttttccttcttttcgtcctttcttctttttcttcctttcttcttttccttcttttcgtcctttcttcttttctttacttttcctcttttactcttccctccttcttttccttctttgaaagatacttcttctttcatttatcttccccttaaaacatccttcttttctccttcctttcttccttcttcttttctttttcttccctttaaaccttccttcttttctccttccttcctcctttctttccccctttgaaccttccttcttcttcctttcttcttctcttcctttcttcctttcttcttttattccttctcttgaaccttccttcttctttcttttccttctttaagaaccttctttcttcattcttttctctctttaaaccttcctttcttcaaattcaatctgccttcttttctcccttaaaccttctttcttcttctaccttctttttcttcttactttccttctttcttttcttctctcttctttcttttttttctctcttcttcctgaaaggcttttttttccttttattcttccttcttttcttcttttcttcttttcttctttcatttcttccttcttttcttctattctttcttcttttctttcttcttttcttctcttcctctctttcttttgaacctttttccttttcctttcttcattactcttccttcttttactcttccttccttaaaccactcttcttttgcctcctttcctaaaagacatttctattccttccttaaaccttctttttctgcctcctttcctaaaagacttttttattccttccttaaaccactcttctttttctgcctcccttCCTAATAGacattcttttccctttaacttttgcttcacttcttctacattattccccttcttccttccaaaaTAACATAGACGTAGAGtgtcgggttccgggtttagggtttagggttcagggtttagggttcagggtttagggttcagggtttagggtttagggttcagggtttttgggttccgggtttttgggttccgggtttagggttcagggtttagggtttagggtttagggtttagggttcagggttcagggtttaggtttagggtttagggttcagggtttagggtttagggtttgggttcagggtttagggttcagggtttagggtttagggtttagggtttagggttcagggtttaggtttagggtttagggtttagggtttagggtttagggttcagggtttagggttcagggtttagggttcagggtttagggttcagggttcagggttcagggtttagggtttagggttcagggtttagggttcagggtttagggttcagggtttagggtttaggtttagggtttgggttcagggtttagggttcagggtttagggttcagggtttagggtttagggtttagggtttagggttcagggtttaggtttagggttcaggggttcagggtttagggttcagggtttagggtttaggttttagggtttagggttcagggtttagggttcagggtttagggttcagggtttagggttcagggttcagggtttagggttcagggtttagggttcagggtttagggtttagggttcagggtttagggtttagggttcagggtttagggttcagggtttagggttcagggtttagggtttagggtttagggtttagggtttagggtttagggtttagggtttagggtttagggtttagggtttagggtttagggtttagggttcagggtttagggttcagggtttagggtttagggttcagggtttagggttcagggtttagggtttagggttcagggtttagggtttagggttcagggtttagggttcagggtttagggttcagggtttagggttcagggtttagggtttagggtttagggttcagggtttagggttcagggtttagggttcagggttcagggtttagggttcagggtttagggtttagggtttagggttcagggtttagggtttagggttcagggtttagggtttagggttcagggtttagggttcagggtttagggtttagggtttagggttcagggtttagggtttagggtttagggttcagggtttaggg containing:
- a CDS encoding SICAvar, type I (fragment), which codes for MASSGGSDLFRAWLEAQGAQNGAVTTLTADSVMATLESDLEATWEKLKSWLSHGGSHEIGRLCKDVATNVQGGGGTTGQREAYLKNVCKGIAEIKYFMSGVETRKEGKTTEDVSPTYEKVEGPEAYKRCIVGTVAMSTIYGDHCTLDEIIGDIENGVEQELRGTHQSGGAKLDACGGITKTDVAVGRSVLQGKIENWSKGERSVGSKDDGFARVGYVWSQWKNVCPRGRAEDEAKKEEKEKNKGTIGNFLKVGSDTHRDQLMNELMNDKVPLTVENLKTALQKSLGNGGSGAIGTIEVDNVMKNLEGSIQKNE